ATGAACCCGCCAATACCGGCGCGCTGCTGGTCGCCCCCGTTGGACGGGGACGCTATGTGTACGTGACGCTGGCGTTGTTCCGACAGTTGCCGGCCGGAGTCCCCGGTGCGGCGCGCCTGCTGGCCAATCTCGTGAATGGGCAGGCACCGGCGAGCGCGACCCCACCGGTGCCCTGACTCACGCGGTCAGCGGCTCTTTCTGCGCCGGGGTCGGGAGCGGGTGACCCCGGCGTCGTCACCGCCGGCATCGAAATACTGCAGTTGATGTACGGCGTCTTCGAGTGCTTGTCTGGCCTCGGCCACCCGATCGAGTGCGGGCCGGAGCAGGGCCGCACGGCCGTCCGTTCCACTGCTTCTGGTTGTCGGTACGGACGTGGGAACCGGACGGTCATCGCCAGCGTCGGTCCCTTCCATCTCGGCAAACAGTGCGCTCAGGGAGATGCGGAGTCCCCTGGCGATACGGTGCATGTTCTCCAGCGAAATGTTCGTCTCGCCGCGTTCGACCGTGCCGATGTAGTTGCGGTGCATGCCGACGAGATCCGCCAGAGACTCCTGCGAATATCCGGCATGCATGCGCAACCGCCGCACTGTCGCCCCGAAGCGCACAAACAGATCCATTCGCCAACGCTGTCATGACGATGCCCGGATGGCCACACATTATATATGGACCTTGTATGAGTGGCTCACACTCTCCGGTAGAGAGGTCGCGGGATGGCGCGATGTCGCTGGACACTCGAAAGAAAATCACGTTAGGTTCCCGCCCATGAGTCCCTCCCGCCCGCAGGTGCCATTCGGTTTTGTGACTCATTCGGTGGACCTGCTCAATCACTTCAGGCCTGTCCTGGAGCAGTTGCCGGCCGGCAGCTTCGAACTCATACGGTGCGTGGAGCCGGACGACATCGAGCCGTTCGAGCAGGTGACCTCACGGCACGCCTGGCCCTTCGTCG
The sequence above is drawn from the Gemmatimonas aurantiaca genome and encodes:
- a CDS encoding helix-turn-helix transcriptional regulator, with the translated sequence MDLFVRFGATVRRLRMHAGYSQESLADLVGMHRNYIGTVERGETNISLENMHRIARGLRISLSALFAEMEGTDAGDDRPVPTSVPTTRSSGTDGRAALLRPALDRVAEARQALEDAVHQLQYFDAGGDDAGVTRSRPRRRKSR